A single genomic interval of Solimonas sp. K1W22B-7 harbors:
- a CDS encoding helix-turn-helix transcriptional regulator: protein MLTASSRLLRLIALLQSRRYWSGRDLSERLAVDPRTLRRDVERLRELGYPVQASAGVGGGYQMGAGAELPPMLLDDEEAVAVAVSLRAAAASVAGIEETTMRLLAKLDQLLPARLRRQASALHAVTISLRSGEPLADAELLTGTAAACRDQECLQFGYRDRGGRMTQRRVEPMRLANSGRRWYLVAWDLQRSDWRTFRSDRMSAPLVTGPRFTPRTPPMDLAEYVRRAISYAPFEYQLKIRLRGTAQELSQRIPTWAGVLEAESDDSCILATGADCLEALAAQLLFAGEFEVVDAPAFMPELRAVVAKLGQRVAD from the coding sequence ATGTTAACGGCCTCGTCCCGCCTGCTGCGCCTGATCGCCCTGCTGCAGAGCCGCCGCTACTGGTCCGGCCGCGACCTGAGCGAGCGCCTGGCGGTGGACCCGCGCACCTTGCGGCGCGACGTGGAGCGCCTGCGCGAACTCGGCTACCCGGTGCAGGCTTCGGCCGGCGTGGGCGGCGGTTACCAGATGGGCGCGGGCGCGGAGCTGCCGCCGATGCTGCTGGACGACGAGGAGGCGGTGGCCGTGGCGGTGTCGCTGCGCGCGGCGGCGGCGAGCGTGGCGGGCATCGAGGAAACCACGATGCGGCTGCTGGCGAAGCTGGACCAGCTGCTGCCCGCGCGGTTGCGCCGCCAGGCCAGTGCGCTGCACGCGGTGACGATCTCGCTGCGCAGTGGGGAACCGCTGGCGGACGCGGAGCTGCTCACAGGCACGGCGGCGGCCTGCCGCGACCAGGAGTGCCTGCAGTTCGGCTACCGCGACCGCGGCGGGCGCATGACGCAGCGCCGCGTGGAGCCGATGCGCCTGGCCAACAGCGGGCGGCGCTGGTACCTCGTGGCCTGGGACCTGCAGCGCAGTGACTGGCGCACCTTCCGCAGCGACCGCATGAGCGCGCCGCTGGTGACCGGCCCGCGCTTCACGCCGCGCACGCCGCCGATGGACCTGGCGGAGTACGTGCGGCGCGCGATCTCCTACGCCCCCTTCGAGTACCAGCTGAAGATCCGCCTGCGTGGCACTGCGCAGGAGCTGTCGCAGCGCATCCCGACCTGGGCGGGCGTGCTGGAGGCGGAGAGCGATGACAGCTGCATCCTGGCCACGGGCGCGGATTGCCTGGAGGCGCTGGCGGCGCAGCTGTTGTTCGCGGGGGAGTTCGAGGTGGTGGATGCGCCGGCGTTCATGCCGGAGTTGCGGGCGGTGGTGGCGAAGTTGGGGCAGCGGGTGGCAGATTGA